The Nicotiana tomentosiformis chromosome 2, ASM39032v3, whole genome shotgun sequence genome includes the window TCATTTGTACCGAAtttaacttttgtttttgaaGCAACTATACATTGAATGATCTTATTCTTAGTATAGTGAGTGCTCCATTAGATTTTATCTGTCTTTAGAGCTTAGGAGAGTAATGCTATATTTTTCTCCAtctcttttgtttttgtttttgttttgtgttGGATACTTTAACAAAGGCTTCAATCGATAAACATAACAATTATTTGATTATGTTCGTTCTCACATGTCTGTTAGTTCAACCAATACACTGTTGCAGTTATTTTAATGTGTTTTGTTATATATCCTTCTACCAGTTATATGATTGATAGGCTTTCTCGATCATATAGCACCCCCTAAAAGATATGACTAATAGAGACTTCTAAATTTTGTTGAAAATGTAGCATTATACTGAATAGAACTCATAACAGATTGAGTGCTATACCAGCAACGTTaaccacacacacaaaaaaaaaaggcGTGTTTAGAGGGAAAAACTTGAGGGACTGGAAAAAAAGTTTATAACGACTTCAGTGAGTCCAGGGCAAAAAAATTTAAAGCTTAACTTCTTGTACAGATGTTCTCCGTTGTCTAACATCAATGGAGTTAAAGTACCAAAGAGGTCACTAATTAAAATTATGCTGGTGCTAGTAATGTAGCTGAATATTGCTTCTTACATTTAGCGTGGCACcatattttcttttttgaatCTAAACGCGTGCATGAGGATTTAAAAGCTGAGACATATGGTGAAACAACTGTTCTATTCTTTGAGGCGATTTCACTAGAAAGACATAATAGTATATTCTAGCAGGATGTTGATTCCTATATCTCACAGTTTCAAGTGGTCTGCCTTATCTTTATTGCAGACAACTGAAGCTGAAAGATTGTCCCAAAATAAGCAAAGAAGAATTGATGAATTAGAAGCTCAGCTTAATGAAGCGGAAGGGGTGATAATAGATCTTAGAGCAGAATTATACAATGTTCGGGAGCAGTTGAATGAGGCAAAGAATAAGCATCTCCATCACTTGAGACCACATGTAAAAGAGGATTTGGTTTGTCGCAACAGTTATAAGTCAAAGCTAAATAATTCTGAGTCATTAAAGTTCCCTACTGAATTGGGATCCAATGTCTTCAAATCAGCAGACATGACAGACATAGCATTGTGCAATTACTCAACAGACAATCATATTTTGGCTGCAGAGATTGTGAAAAGCAATGAGCCCGAGATTTATCAAAATGGATATTGTGCAATAGAGATGAGCTTAGCAGATGAGAGATTGCATTCTGGAGATGATCCAAGTTTTCCCATTAAAGTTACACGGTTTACTGAACCAAGTGGACGAGATGCTGGAGCACACAATGTGCCAGTGACTAAAGCTAAGAAAATAGAGAATTTAGTTGGTGAAAAACCACTTAAAGGCCTTCCCTCTAAGCAGCGGCCCTATACATTCCGAGGAAAAAGACGAAGAAAAGCTCAATATGGCAAAACCAAAAATAGCTCTTGCAAGGTTCGTTGTAATAAGCTCATGTTGTCACAACGACCATTGACAACAATTTCTCGTTCTGCAAGATGCTTGCATGCAGGCACTTATTATGATAGTCCTGATAGTCCTTCCACTAATACCGAGAGAACAAACGTAGCAGGAAGTTCTTTCTTGTTGGGTAAAAGATTGCCACAAAACAAGGATCTAACCATTGCTGTTGCTCGTAGAAGTATTAGGAAAAGACGCGTCAAATACTTGGACGATAGTTTTCCTGCATCATTGTCACATAGCTCCCATTCTAATCACCCGATCAGAGCTGGTCAGCAGTGTCCATCTTTTTCTCATAGCAAGTCTAATGCAGTTGAATGCACTGTGAAATCCACTAAATTAACAAATGAATGTGATATTGAAGAGGGTGCGGGTTTTCTAACAGATAACAAGATATGTAGAAAGTCTGCAAGTGCAGATTCAAATGAGGACAAAGAGTTGATAGATGTGTCGGTGATTGTAGAGGAGGGTGATGATAAATCACTGCTTGACGTGACCATGTTACCAGTTGAATCTATCTTTGGAGATGACAAAGCATGTGAAAGAAGTAAGGAATCACCTGTTCAAGGTAACAATAAGACGCCTCTCAAGTATACATTCAGCAGGAAGCGTAAGAAGGATTCCTTGTTGAACCCAAATGAGAACCCTTCTCTAGTAAGCTCAATGAAGAAAAGGACTGCAGAGATAGAAAACATTGATCCAAGATTGAAGGATTCAAACCCGTTGAAGGATTCACCTTTAAGAAGTAAACAGTTGGTGCAGGTTGCTCGTCAGGTTAGTAGTAGTAAAACTCAATAATTTCAGGAGTCCATATTATTTGCTCTGCGACATTTTGAATTGTGCTTACAGTTTTATGCTGTGTTCTGATGACACATCTTTGATAAGTTGATATCTTTATGCCCCAATATCTGGAAATCCTCTATGAGTAAGTTAACAGAGGCATATGATTAAGACAAAAAGGTCTTTTGAAATAGTAGTTTTTTAATTAAATGTTACCATTTATTTTCAAATAATGCTTAGTTAGGAACTGAATTCATCTAGTTTAATGCTGTTGCATACTTGCAATTCTCAAGAGAAGTTCTCTGTTTCTTAAATGAGAGGATCAATTAATTAAAATAGAATCAGAATTCTGGAATGAAATCTTCTTAGCTGACAATAGTAGGTCGTGAAACCATTGTATAAATTGGTCTTTCAGCTTTTATCCACATCTACTCGATCGGATTCATATATGAAAAATATACATTGTGCCTTTTTTCTTTTAATCGCTTTGTTAGATGTCTGAAATTTCTGGCAATTTTGCTTTCCTCCAATCTTGCAGCTTGTCTCTCTTTCTGGAAGAAGCTGGTGGTAATAGTTTTGCAGTCCCTATGGGTGTTGAAGACCATAAATTTATAAGGCTTTTGGGCAATGTAGACGCATATTTATTCAATTTCCTGGTACCACAGCAATGGCTTAATATATAGTAGATGGGCTGTTCTTTTCCATCTCTGGCGGGATCATCGTGTAATTATCCAGGCATTATGAAAGTTAAGCTGTTTTTTGAGTGTCATTATCTGTTCTTTACTTCTTTATTTTGAGGAAGCAGCACAATGGGTTTCAACTTACTGAAGGTGTATAAGCCAGTTTATCTTTAGGCAAAAACTATCCGGACAAACTGCTTTTGGCACAAGCAAAGTGGTGATTGGTGAACCTAATCTTTGCTTGGTAGCTTTCCAGAAACATGATCTCACATATTCTGGAGCAGTTTCTGTCGAAAGATTTCTTCGTTAAGGTGTTTTGTGTGTGCAAGaagttaaaataataaaaatgaattACAC containing:
- the LOC104098915 gene encoding uncharacterized protein; this translates as MEALKKAYAGIILNMAKEAAARVMASEQKALKFQQDLHSTKEEALRMLLRLKLMIDTKTTEAERLSQNKQRRIDELEAQLNEAEGVIIDLRAELYNVREQLNEAKNKHLHHLRPHVKEDLVCRNSYKSKLNNSESLKFPTELGSNVFKSADMTDIALCNYSTDNHILAAEIVKSNEPEIYQNGYCAIEMSLADERLHSGDDPSFPIKVTRFTEPSGRDAGAHNVPVTKAKKIENLVGEKPLKGLPSKQRPYTFRGKRRRKAQYGKTKNSSCKVRCNKLMLSQRPLTTISRSARCLHAGTYYDSPDSPSTNTERTNVAGSSFLLGKRLPQNKDLTIAVARRSIRKRRVKYLDDSFPASLSHSSHSNHPIRAGQQCPSFSHSKSNAVECTVKSTKLTNECDIEEGAGFLTDNKICRKSASADSNEDKELIDVSVIVEEGDDKSLLDVTMLPVESIFGDDKACERSKESPVQGNNKTPLKYTFSRKRKKDSLLNPNENPSLVSSMKKRTAEIENIDPRLKDSNPLKDSPLRSKQLVQVARQLVSLSGRSWW